From Daucus carota subsp. sativus chromosome 6, DH1 v3.0, whole genome shotgun sequence, the proteins below share one genomic window:
- the LOC108227449 gene encoding kinesin-like protein KIN-14U, whose product MIPSAEGDQIYSNDGNPLVLESQCVSDAYIDVNVVPEHEKNQLEHSILNLQEEIVDLKSKLRNHDDKRRQALNNILDIKGSIRVFCRIRPYLSASKGIVHQPISVESNKIVIRSGGSKKEFEFDKVFTQEESQENIFLEVEPILRSALDGRNVCILAYGQTGTGKTFTMDGANDAPGIVPRALKTLFQRASLDSTSTVVFSISMLEVYLGSVRDLLAPKPVRASSMARCNLNIQTDIKGSVEIEGLTEVQISDFAKAVWWYTKGKRVRSTSWTNVNEASSRSHCLTRITIYRHGDNSGGKPEISKLWMVDLGGSERLLKTGATGQTLDEGRAINLSLSALGDVIAALRRKRGHIPYRNSKLTQILKDSLGDRSKVLMLVHASPYEEDVMETICSLNFSKRARAVDFYKELPEDVKLLKEKRIAEFQEEMREAEDEFAKVSDHIRKTQFLLTEKKKLFAESYDVCKDKENIPTSQDDVFKEVTGTPRTSEIPGTRSVMKSAPRFMSSTAASRQRHIIAEIQVKGMARSLRSGTRTSLQISSSQSLGYSDPRFKAFLKHPNKKSRYGETNASGTEVSGLGTEVTGETDASVTEIAISSNHKAGPLAVTRTKMVSSDPNLKVTLHRHRRRMSSLI is encoded by the exons atgatcccTTCTGCTGAGGGAGATCAGATCTATTCTAATGATGGAAATCCACTAGTGCTTGAATCTCAATGTGTTTCTGATGCATATATAGATGTTAATGTGGTTCCTGAGCATGAAAAGAATCAGCTTGAGCATTCCATACTCAATTTGCAAG AGGAAATTGTGGATTTAAAATCTAAACTGCGAAATCATGATGACAAGCGCAGACAAGCATTGAATAACATATTAGATATCAAAG GTAGCATTCGAGTGTTTTGTCGAATTAGGCCATATCTATCTGCAAGTAAGGGTATAGTTCACCAACCCATTTCAGTTGAGTCCAATAAGATTGTGATTAGATCTGGTGGAAGTAAGAAGGAATTTGAATTTGACAAAGTTTTCACTCAAGAAGAAAGCCAAG aaaatatttttcttgagGTTGAGCCAATTCTTAGATCTGCGCTAGACGGGCGAAATGTATGCATTTTAGCTTATGGACAAACTGGCACTGGCAAGACATTTACAATG GATGGAGCAAATGATGCACCAGGCATTGTTCCCAGAGCTCTAAAAACGCTTTTCCAAAGAGCTTCCCTAGATAGCACGTCAACGGTTGTGTTTTCAATCAGTATGTTGGAAGTTTACTTGGGTAGTGTCAGGGACTTGCTTGCTCCAAAACCAGTCAGAGCTTCTTCTATGGCAAGATG CAATCTTAATATACAAACAGATATAAAAGGTTCAGTTGAGATTGAAGGTCTCACAGAGGTGCAAATATCTGATTTTGCAAAAGCAGTTTGGTGGTATACTAAAGGGAAGAGAGTTAGATCTACTTCATGGACTAATGTAAACGAGGCATCCAGTAGATCACATTG CTTGACAAGGATCACCATTTATCGACATGGGGATAATTCAGGAGGTAAACCAGAAATTAGCAAATTGTGGATGGTTGATCTTGGAGGTAGTGAGCGATTACTGAAAACAGGAGCTACCGGACAAACACTAGATGAGGGAAGGGCTATTAATCTCTCTCTTTCTGCTTTGGGTGATGTTATTGCAGCCCTTAGGAGAAAGAGAGGCCATATTCCTTATAG AAACAGCAAGCTAACTCAGATTCTTAAGGATTCCCTAG GTGACAGGTCTAAAGTGTTGATGCTTGTTCATGCGAGTCCATATGAGGAAGATGTTATGGAAACAATTTGCTCATTAAATTTCTCTAAAAGGGCGAGAGCTGTTgatttttataaagaattaCCTGAG GATGTAAAGTTGCTGAAGGAGAAGAGGATTGCTGAGTTTCAGGAAGAGATGAGGGAAGCTGAAGATGAATTTGCCAAGGTTAGTGACCATATAAGGAAGACTCAGTTCCTTCTAACTGAAAAGAAGAAACTCTTTGCAGAGAGTTATGATGTCTGTAAAGATAAAGAAAATATTCCGACAAGTCAAGATGATGTCTTTAAAGAAGTCACGGGAACCCCGCGAACATCTGAAATTCCAGGCACAAGAAGTGTTATGAAATCTGCTCCTCGGTTTATGAGCTCAACTGCAGCCAGTCGCCAGAGGCATATTATTGCAGAAATACAAGTAAAAGGCATGGCAAGAAGTTTAAGATCTGGAACTAGAACTTCTCTCCAAATTTCAAGTTCCCAGTCTCTTGGTTATTCAGATCCTCGTTTTAAGGCTTTCCTGAAGCACCCCAATAAAAAATCCCGCTATGGAGAGACTAATGCTTCAGGTACTGAAGTTAGTGGTTTAGGTACTGAAGTAACTGGGGAAACCGATGCTTCAGTTACTGAGATCGCCATTTCCAGTAATCACAAGGCTGGGCCACTTGCAGTGACTCGAACTAAGATGGTCAGCtctgatccaaatttgaaggTCACACTTCATCGACATAGAAGAAGGATGTCTAGTCTGATTTAA